Proteins from a genomic interval of Chitinophagaceae bacterium:
- a CDS encoding 50S ribosomal protein L3, with product MKGIIGRKIGMTQYFRPDGTHVACTIIEAGPCKVIQKKTVETDGYDSVQIGYGVRKESRTTNAQKGHFKKHNSDSMQVVREIRDFDLEKESGDEITIEIFAEGDRVSVEGVSKGKGFQGVVKRHGFAGVGMATHGQHNRERAPGSLGAGSYPSRVFKGMRMAGRMGSDKITLKKVPVEKVIAEKNIIYIKGAVPGRKGSIVMIKKN from the coding sequence ATGAAAGGTATAATTGGTAGAAAAATAGGAATGACTCAGTACTTCCGTCCGGATGGAACGCATGTCGCCTGCACTATTATAGAAGCAGGGCCTTGTAAGGTTATCCAAAAGAAAACTGTTGAAACAGACGGCTATGACAGCGTTCAAATCGGCTATGGGGTAAGGAAAGAGTCTCGTACCACTAATGCTCAGAAAGGACACTTTAAGAAGCATAATTCTGATTCCATGCAAGTAGTTAGAGAAATCAGAGATTTCGATTTGGAAAAAGAATCCGGTGATGAAATAACCATTGAGATTTTTGCAGAGGGAGATAGAGTAAGTGTAGAAGGTGTATCTAAAGGTAAAGGTTTTCAGGGAGTAGTAAAAAGACATGGTTTTGCCGGTGTCGGTATGGCTACTCACGGTCAGCACAACAGAGAAAGAGCACCCGGATCATTAGGCGCAGGCTCATATCCTTCAAGAGTATTCAAAGGAATGAGAATGGCAGGAAGAATGGGCAGTGATAAAATTACCCTGAAAAAAGTACCGGTTGAAAAGGTAATTGCTGAAAAAAATATTATTTACATAAAAGGTGCAGTACCCGGAAGAAAGGGAAGCATTGTAATGATTAAGAAAAATTAA
- the fusA gene encoding elongation factor G translates to MAKRDLKFTRNIGIAAHIDAGKTTTTERILYYTGLSHKIGEVHDGAATMDWMEQEQERGITITSAATTTFWKFRDNEYKVNVIDTPGHVDFTVEVERSLRVLDGVVALFCAVSGVEPQSETVWRQANKYKVPRIGFVNKMDRSGADFFEVVKQIKEMLGANPIPIQVPIGAEENFRGVVDLITNKAIIWDDESMGMTFTEIEIPEDLADTVVEYRGKMIESIAEYDDEILEKYFEDPESITQDEVEAALRKATIDMSIIPMMCGSSFKNKGVQAMLDAVIKFLPSPLDIESIIGTNPKTEAEEKRMPDPDEPFAALAFKIATDPYVGRLAYFRAYSGRLDAGSYVLNTRTGKKERISRVLQMHSNKQNPIDFIEAGDIGAAVGFKDIKTGDTLCNEKHPIVLESMTFPEPVIGLAIEAKTQADLDKLGNALSKLAEEDPTFRVKFDEETGQTVINGMGELHLEIIVDRLKREFKVECNQGAPQVSYKEAITTTLKHREIYKKQSGGKGKFADIQIEIGPDEDKEKSGLQFDNAIYGGSIPREFIPAVEKGFKEAMNTGVLAGYPLQSLKVKLFDGSFHAVDSDAVSFELCAKSAFREACKNAKPILLEPVMKLEVITPEEYTGDVVGDLNKRRGQMESMDMKGNAQVIKAKVPLSEMFGYVTQLRTLSSGRATSTMEFSHYAPAPESVIEAVVTQVKGKVKQN, encoded by the coding sequence ATGGCAAAAAGAGATTTAAAATTTACGAGAAATATTGGGATTGCCGCGCATATTGATGCCGGAAAGACCACTACAACAGAGAGAATTCTCTATTATACTGGTTTATCTCATAAAATCGGAGAGGTTCATGATGGCGCTGCTACTATGGACTGGATGGAGCAGGAGCAGGAAAGAGGTATTACGATTACTTCTGCTGCTACAACTACATTTTGGAAGTTTCGTGATAATGAATATAAAGTAAACGTTATTGACACTCCAGGACACGTTGACTTCACAGTAGAAGTTGAGCGTTCATTACGTGTATTGGATGGGGTTGTTGCCTTGTTTTGTGCAGTAAGTGGAGTTGAGCCTCAGTCTGAAACAGTTTGGCGTCAGGCGAACAAATATAAAGTACCCAGAATTGGATTTGTGAATAAAATGGACAGATCAGGAGCTGATTTCTTTGAAGTTGTTAAGCAAATTAAAGAAATGTTAGGTGCAAACCCAATTCCAATTCAGGTTCCAATCGGTGCAGAAGAGAATTTCAGAGGAGTGGTTGACCTTATCACCAATAAAGCAATTATTTGGGATGACGAATCAATGGGTATGACTTTTACGGAAATTGAAATTCCGGAAGATTTGGCCGATACCGTTGTGGAGTACAGAGGAAAAATGATTGAGAGCATCGCAGAATACGATGATGAAATTTTAGAAAAATATTTTGAAGATCCGGAATCAATTACTCAGGATGAAGTAGAAGCAGCTCTTAGAAAAGCCACTATTGACATGAGTATTATTCCAATGATGTGTGGTTCATCTTTTAAAAACAAAGGTGTTCAGGCAATGTTGGATGCTGTTATTAAGTTTTTGCCAAGCCCGTTAGACATTGAGTCTATCATTGGTACTAACCCAAAAACAGAAGCTGAAGAAAAGAGAATGCCGGATCCGGATGAGCCTTTTGCTGCACTTGCATTTAAAATCGCTACAGATCCTTATGTAGGTAGATTAGCATATTTCAGAGCATATTCAGGAAGACTGGATGCAGGCTCGTATGTTTTAAATACCAGAACCGGTAAAAAAGAACGTATCTCACGTGTACTTCAAATGCATTCTAACAAACAAAACCCTATCGACTTCATTGAAGCCGGAGATATTGGTGCTGCTGTTGGATTTAAGGATATCAAAACAGGAGATACCCTTTGTAATGAAAAACATCCGATTGTTTTAGAAAGTATGACTTTCCCTGAACCGGTTATTGGATTGGCTATTGAAGCTAAAACTCAGGCAGATCTTGATAAGTTAGGTAATGCATTGTCAAAACTTGCTGAAGAAGATCCTACATTCAGAGTAAAATTTGATGAAGAAACAGGTCAGACCGTTATTAACGGAATGGGTGAGTTACACCTTGAGATTATTGTAGATAGATTAAAAAGAGAATTTAAAGTAGAGTGTAATCAGGGAGCCCCTCAGGTTTCTTATAAGGAAGCAATTACAACTACACTTAAACATCGTGAGATATATAAAAAGCAGTCCGGTGGTAAGGGTAAATTCGCAGATATACAAATAGAGATTGGACCGGACGAGGATAAAGAAAAATCAGGATTACAGTTTGATAATGCCATCTACGGAGGGTCAATTCCAAGAGAATTTATTCCGGCAGTAGAAAAAGGTTTCAAAGAAGCTATGAATACAGGTGTATTAGCCGGTTATCCGCTTCAGAGTTTGAAAGTTAAATTATTCGATGGTTCATTCCACGCGGTGGATTCAGATGCAGTTTCTTTTGAATTGTGTGCTAAGTCAGCTTTTAGAGAAGCTTGTAAAAATGCTAAGCCAATTTTATTAGAGCCTGTAATGAAGTTAGAAGTAATAACTCCCGAAGAATATACCGGTGATGTTGTTGGTGATTTGAACAAGAGAAGAGGACAAATGGAATCGATGGATATGAAAGGGAACGCACAAGTTATAAAAGCGAAAGTTCCTTTATCAGAAATGTTTGGATATGTAACCCAGTTGAGAACACTTTCTTCCGGAAGGGCAACCTCAACTATGGAATTTTCTCACTATGCACCGGCTCCGGAAAGTGTAATTGAAGCTGTTGTAACACAGGTAAAAGGTAAAGTAAAACAAAATTAA
- the pssA gene encoding CDP-diacylglycerol--serine O-phosphatidyltransferase produces the protein MNVLTSFFKIPNIITLLNLICGSIAIYHILNNDIIIGTYFIIAAAVLDFLDGFAARLFNQASEIGKQLDSLADVISFGLAPGFIFFQLLSASGHEVGGEILNLNMLAFLLPAFGALRLAKFNIDESQSVHFKGLPTPAMAMYAIGMVYWYENDAAWQSVFFNTEILIIQIVVLSLLMISNLNLIALKFTKNKIKDNIDTILLLAVSILLFLLFNLSALPMIILTYIVISILSFNLKIFNKK, from the coding sequence ATTAATGTTTTGACAAGTTTTTTTAAGATACCTAATATCATTACACTGTTAAATTTGATTTGTGGCAGTATTGCTATTTATCACATTTTAAATAATGATATCATAATTGGAACATATTTTATAATTGCGGCAGCAGTTCTTGACTTTTTAGATGGATTTGCGGCAAGACTATTTAATCAGGCATCTGAAATTGGTAAACAACTGGATTCACTGGCAGATGTGATTTCTTTTGGACTGGCTCCCGGTTTTATTTTTTTTCAGTTATTGAGTGCCTCCGGTCATGAAGTAGGTGGAGAGATTTTAAACTTAAATATGTTGGCTTTTTTATTGCCGGCATTTGGTGCTTTGAGATTGGCTAAGTTTAATATAGATGAAAGTCAGTCTGTGCATTTCAAGGGGCTGCCAACTCCGGCGATGGCTATGTATGCAATTGGTATGGTTTATTGGTATGAAAATGATGCAGCCTGGCAATCTGTTTTTTTTAATACAGAAATCCTAATCATTCAAATAGTGGTCTTGAGTTTACTGATGATTAGTAATTTAAATTTAATAGCATTAAAATTCACTAAAAATAAAATCAAGGACAACATTGATACTATTTTATTACTGGCTGTAAGTATTTTGTTATTTTTGCTTTTTAATTTATCGGCATTACCGATGATAATTTTAACTTACATAGTAATTTCCATTTTATCCTTTAATCTAAAAATTTTTAATAAAAAATGA
- a CDS encoding 30S ribosomal protein S12 gives MPTIQQLVRNGRKEIKAASKSRALDSCPQKRGVCTRVYTTTPKKPNSALRKVAKVRLTNNIEIIAYIPGEGHNLQEHSIVLIRGGRVKDLPGVRYHIVRGALDTSGVKDRKQGRSKYGAKKPKA, from the coding sequence ATGCCAACTATACAGCAATTAGTCAGAAATGGCAGGAAAGAAATCAAGGCCGCTAGTAAATCAAGAGCATTAGATTCTTGTCCACAAAAGCGTGGAGTGTGTACACGTGTATATACAACTACGCCTAAAAAGCCTAATTCTGCGTTAAGAAAAGTAGCTAAAGTTCGTTTAACGAACAACATAGAGATAATCGCTTATATTCCGGGTGAGGGACATAATTTGCAGGAGCACTCAATAGTATTGATCAGAGGTGGAAGGGTTAAGGATTTGCCGGGTGTTAGGTATCACATAGTTCGTGGAGCTTTAGATACTTCCGGAGTAAAAGACAGAAAGCAGGGAAGATCAAAATATGGAGCTAAAAAACCGAAAGCATAA
- a CDS encoding 30S ribosomal protein S7 — MRKTKPKKRPLAPDSRYKDPLVTRFVNNLMQDGKKSIAFNIFYESLDKVEKVTGENGYETWKKALHNIMPGVEVKSRRIGGSTFQIPSEVRPERKIALGIKWLIMFSEKRGGKNMSDKMSAEIIAASKNEGAAIKRKEDIHRMAEANKAFSHFKV, encoded by the coding sequence ATGAGAAAAACAAAACCAAAAAAGAGGCCACTGGCCCCGGATTCAAGATATAAAGACCCATTGGTAACAAGGTTTGTTAATAACCTGATGCAGGATGGTAAGAAAAGTATTGCATTCAATATTTTTTATGAATCTTTGGATAAGGTAGAAAAGGTGACCGGTGAAAATGGTTATGAAACCTGGAAAAAAGCATTGCATAATATTATGCCGGGAGTAGAAGTGAAAAGTAGAAGAATTGGAGGGTCAACTTTCCAAATCCCTTCTGAAGTTCGTCCTGAAAGAAAGATTGCTTTGGGAATTAAGTGGTTAATCATGTTTTCTGAGAAAAGAGGTGGCAAAAACATGTCAGATAAAATGTCTGCAGAAATTATAGCAGCTTCTAAAAATGAAGGTGCTGCAATTAAGCGTAAAGAGGATATTCACAGAATGGCAGAGGCTAATAAAGCTTTCTCTCATTTTAAAGTATAA
- a CDS encoding 30S ribosomal protein S19 — MGRSIKKGPFIDFKLDKKITALNEGGKKTVVKTWSRRSTITPEFVGHTLAVHNGNKFIPIYISENMVGHKLGEFAPTRNFKSHSSKKLK; from the coding sequence ATGGGCAGATCAATTAAAAAAGGACCTTTTATAGATTTTAAACTGGATAAAAAGATTACCGCATTGAATGAAGGTGGTAAGAAAACAGTTGTTAAAACCTGGTCCAGACGTTCTACTATTACACCGGAGTTTGTTGGACACACTTTGGCAGTACACAATGGAAATAAATTTATACCAATTTATATTTCTGAAAATATGGTTGGACATAAATTAGGGGAATTCGCTCCTACAAGAAACTTTAAGAGCCATTCATCTAAGAAATTAAAATAA
- a CDS encoding 50S ribosomal protein L4: MELEVLNIEGKTTGRKINLSDDVFKTVPNDHIIYLDVKRYMAAQRQGTHKTKERGEIRGSTRKIKKQKGTGSARFGDIKNPIFRGGGRIFGPRPRNYKINLNKKEVAIARRSALTYKLQDNQIKVIEDLSMEQPRTKEFISFLQNLNVEGTKVVYVSTELDKNVLLSARNIQRVQFSKPQQLNTYSILNANNLILTEKSVEVINEIFKK; the protein is encoded by the coding sequence ATGGAACTTGAAGTATTAAATATAGAAGGAAAAACAACCGGAAGAAAGATTAATCTTTCTGATGATGTTTTTAAAACCGTGCCAAATGATCACATTATCTATTTGGATGTAAAGAGGTATATGGCTGCTCAAAGGCAAGGTACTCATAAAACCAAAGAAAGAGGTGAGATTAGAGGTTCAACCAGAAAGATTAAAAAACAAAAGGGAACGGGTTCGGCGAGATTTGGAGATATTAAAAATCCAATTTTCAGAGGAGGAGGACGCATTTTCGGTCCAAGACCAAGAAATTATAAGATTAATTTGAATAAAAAAGAAGTGGCTATTGCCAGAAGATCTGCTCTTACTTATAAATTACAGGATAATCAAATTAAGGTTATCGAAGATTTGAGCATGGAGCAGCCTCGGACAAAAGAGTTTATTTCTTTTTTGCAAAACCTTAATGTAGAAGGAACAAAAGTTGTTTATGTATCAACAGAATTGGATAAAAACGTGCTTTTATCGGCAAGAAACATCCAAAGAGTACAGTTTAGCAAACCGCAACAACTTAATACCTATTCTATATTAAATGCGAATAATCTTATTCTGACAGAAAAATCTGTTGAAGTTATAAACGAAATTTTTAAAAAGTAG
- a CDS encoding 50S ribosomal protein L23 — protein sequence MKNILIKPLITEKFTQLGDKLNKFAFVVDKGSNKIEIKKAVEEMYGVTVLDVNTSVRVGKQKSRYTKTGVISGKTSVLKRAIVTVAEGDTIDFYSNI from the coding sequence ATGAAAAATATTTTAATTAAGCCACTCATAACCGAAAAGTTTACCCAGTTGGGAGATAAACTCAACAAGTTTGCTTTCGTGGTTGACAAAGGCTCTAATAAAATTGAAATAAAGAAAGCTGTTGAAGAAATGTACGGAGTAACTGTACTGGATGTCAACACATCTGTAAGAGTAGGAAAGCAAAAATCAAGATACACCAAAACAGGTGTTATTTCAGGTAAAACCTCTGTTTTGAAGAGGGCTATTGTTACAGTGGCAGAAGGTGACACTATTGATTTTTACAGTAATATTTAA
- the rpsQ gene encoding 30S ribosomal protein S17, with amino-acid sequence MERKLRKQKIGQVVSNKMDKSITISVQRKIRHPKYGKFIKLSTKLMAHDGENACNIGDTVRIMEIRPMSKNKKWRLVEILERAK; translated from the coding sequence ATGGAAAGAAAATTAAGAAAACAAAAAATCGGACAGGTTGTAAGTAATAAAATGGATAAAAGTATTACAATCTCCGTACAGAGAAAGATCAGGCATCCAAAGTATGGTAAGTTTATTAAACTTTCTACCAAACTGATGGCGCATGATGGAGAAAATGCCTGCAACATTGGGGATACAGTAAGAATTATGGAAATACGCCCAATGAGTAAGAATAAAAAATGGCGATTAGTGGAAATTTTAGAAAGAGCTAAGTAA
- a CDS encoding 50S ribosomal protein L29, with protein sequence MAKKKFDFAELTTQELHEKLIDDKVRLSKMKFNHTVSPLDNPMEIKFLRRDIARIYSELNKRETETTAS encoded by the coding sequence ATGGCTAAGAAAAAATTCGATTTTGCAGAATTAACAACTCAAGAGTTGCACGAAAAGTTAATAGATGATAAGGTAAGACTCTCTAAAATGAAATTTAATCACACGGTATCTCCTTTAGATAATCCAATGGAAATTAAGTTTTTAAGGAGAGATATTGCCAGAATTTATTCAGAATTAAATAAAAGAGAAACAGAAACTACTGCGTCTTAA
- the purS gene encoding phosphoribosylformylglycinamidine synthase subunit PurS, producing MKFQAEIKIMPLSELLDPQGKAVEKGLQNLEIDNITNVRIGKNINLTIEADSEEEAKKVVETASKKLLANPVMESYTIQLKAVK from the coding sequence ATGAAATTCCAAGCAGAAATCAAAATCATGCCACTAAGTGAACTATTAGATCCTCAGGGTAAAGCTGTAGAGAAAGGCTTGCAAAACTTAGAGATAGACAATATAACCAATGTTAGAATTGGCAAAAACATTAACTTAACTATTGAAGCCGATAGTGAAGAAGAAGCGAAAAAAGTAGTTGAAACTGCTTCTAAAAAATTGCTGGCGAATCCGGTTATGGAGTCTTATACAATACAGTTGAAAGCTGTTAAATAA
- a CDS encoding 50S ribosomal protein L16, with protein sequence MLQPKRTKFRRAQKGRMKGNAQRGTTIDFGSYGIKSMESAWITNRQIEAARIAINRFMKREGQVWIRIFPDKPITKKPAEVRMGKGKGAPEGWVAVVKPGRIMFEVDGVNEETAKEALRLGMQKLPVKCKFVKSTELGY encoded by the coding sequence ATGTTACAACCAAAAAGAACGAAATTCAGAAGGGCGCAAAAAGGCAGAATGAAAGGGAATGCCCAAAGGGGAACTACCATTGATTTCGGTTCATACGGAATAAAATCCATGGAGTCGGCCTGGATAACGAACAGACAAATTGAAGCAGCGAGGATTGCTATCAACAGGTTCATGAAAAGGGAAGGTCAGGTTTGGATTCGTATATTTCCGGATAAGCCAATCACTAAAAAGCCTGCTGAAGTTAGAATGGGTAAAGGTAAAGGTGCTCCGGAAGGATGGGTTGCTGTAGTTAAACCGGGTAGAATTATGTTTGAAGTTGATGGAGTAAATGAGGAAACAGCAAAAGAAGCCTTGAGGCTGGGTATGCAAAAATTACCCGTGAAATGTAAGTTTGTGAAATCAACCGAATTAGGTTATTAA
- a CDS encoding aminopeptidase P family protein: MKYEMIDNNLFQRNRTLFMQKMVPKSIAIFFSNDEQHKTADQNFPFKQNTDLLYLSGIDQAKSILILIPNSPVSEVQEYLFIKKTDELTKIWDGNSLEPEEARAISGIENVHYLDEFNNILPLLINRCEHIYLTLNEHDRFKSALPDQNQRKAEELKKAYPLHNFMRAYPILQELRVSKHEIEIELIKKACSITKKAFLEVLKLVSPGINEYEIEAAILYNFLKNGASRNAFDTIVASGINSCILHYTLNNQVCKDGDILLMDYGAEYANYASDMSRTIPVNGRFTKRQKELYNAVLNSQKECIKLMRVGMTLDEYNKEAAKIIESALIDVKLLNKNDVKNQNPKSPLYKQYFMHGVAHFMGLDVHDTGDRYTPLEEGAILTCEPGIYVREEKIGIRLENDILITENGPVDLMGDIPIEAEEIEELMN; the protein is encoded by the coding sequence ATGAAATATGAAATGATCGATAACAATCTGTTTCAAAGAAACCGTACATTATTTATGCAAAAGATGGTGCCGAAATCTATTGCCATATTTTTCTCAAATGATGAGCAACATAAAACAGCTGATCAAAATTTCCCTTTTAAGCAAAATACTGACCTCTTATATTTAAGTGGCATAGATCAGGCAAAATCAATATTAATATTGATACCGAATTCACCGGTAAGTGAGGTGCAGGAATATCTTTTTATTAAAAAAACCGATGAGTTAACTAAAATTTGGGATGGTAACTCATTGGAGCCGGAAGAGGCCAGAGCCATTTCAGGGATTGAAAATGTTCATTATCTGGATGAGTTTAATAACATTTTGCCTTTGCTGATTAACCGTTGTGAGCATATCTACCTGACCTTAAATGAGCACGATCGTTTTAAGTCGGCATTGCCGGACCAAAACCAAAGAAAGGCAGAAGAATTGAAAAAAGCTTATCCTCTTCATAATTTTATGAGAGCTTATCCGATTTTGCAGGAGTTGAGGGTTTCAAAACATGAAATTGAAATTGAATTAATAAAAAAAGCCTGCTCCATTACAAAGAAAGCCTTTTTGGAAGTTTTGAAATTAGTGTCTCCCGGAATTAATGAATATGAAATTGAAGCTGCTATTTTATATAATTTTTTGAAAAATGGTGCTTCTAGAAACGCATTTGATACTATAGTCGCTTCAGGAATTAACAGCTGTATTTTGCATTATACCCTGAACAATCAGGTTTGTAAAGACGGTGATATACTTTTAATGGATTATGGAGCTGAATATGCTAACTATGCCTCTGACATGAGCCGTACAATTCCGGTTAATGGCCGGTTTACCAAGCGTCAAAAAGAACTTTATAATGCTGTTTTAAATTCTCAAAAGGAGTGTATTAAATTAATGCGGGTAGGAATGACTCTTGATGAGTATAATAAGGAAGCCGCTAAGATTATTGAATCAGCATTGATAGATGTTAAGCTGTTGAATAAAAATGATGTAAAAAATCAAAATCCTAAAAGTCCATTGTATAAGCAGTATTTCATGCATGGTGTGGCTCACTTTATGGGTTTAGATGTTCATGACACAGGAGACCGATACACGCCTTTAGAGGAAGGTGCTATATTGACCTGTGAACCCGGCATATATGTGAGAGAAGAAAAAATTGGAATTCGATTGGAAAATGATATTCTAATTACTGAAAATGGTCCGGTTGATCTTATGGGCGACATTCCAATTGAAGCTGAAGAAATTGAAGAACTAATGAATTAA
- a CDS encoding 50S ribosomal protein L2, with product MAIKKYKPTSPGTRSRVGNLYAEVTTDTPEKSLLAPMYSKAGRNNQGRMTVRYRGGGHKRKYRIVDFKRDKQGIPGIVKTVEYDPNRSAFISLIAFKDGEKRYILAPEGIQIGATIINGPEAPIEVGNSLPLKNIPLGTVIHNIELQPGKGAQLARSAGTYAQLLSRDEKYAIVKLPSGETRMVLITTTATIGSVSNPDHYQIVLGKAGANRWRGRRPRTRAVAMNPVDHPMGGGEGRASGGHPRSRNSVKAKGFKTRDKKKASNKLILKRKK from the coding sequence ATGGCAATTAAGAAATATAAACCAACTTCACCAGGTACCAGATCCAGAGTAGGTAACCTATATGCAGAAGTAACTACGGATACTCCTGAAAAGTCTTTGCTTGCACCAATGTACAGCAAAGCCGGAAGGAATAATCAGGGTAGAATGACTGTTAGATACAGAGGTGGAGGACACAAGAGAAAGTATAGAATAGTTGATTTTAAAAGAGATAAGCAAGGAATACCCGGCATAGTTAAGACGGTAGAGTATGATCCAAACAGAAGTGCTTTTATTTCTTTAATAGCTTTTAAAGACGGCGAAAAAAGATATATTCTGGCACCGGAAGGAATTCAGATTGGTGCAACGATTATAAATGGACCGGAAGCACCTATTGAAGTAGGGAACTCTTTACCATTGAAAAATATACCTTTAGGTACGGTAATTCACAATATAGAATTACAGCCGGGTAAAGGAGCTCAATTGGCAAGAAGTGCCGGTACTTATGCACAATTGCTGTCTCGTGATGAAAAATATGCTATTGTTAAATTACCTTCGGGCGAAACCCGCATGGTATTGATAACAACAACAGCTACTATAGGAAGCGTATCAAATCCGGATCATTATCAGATAGTACTTGGTAAAGCCGGTGCAAATAGATGGAGAGGTCGCAGACCAAGAACTCGAGCAGTAGCAATGAACCCGGTAGATCACCCTATGGGTGGTGGAGAAGGAAGAGCTTCAGGTGGGCATCCTAGATCAAGAAATAGTGTGAAAGCTAAAGGCTTTAAAACCAGAGACAAGAAAAAAGCATCTAATAAACTCATATTAAAACGTAAGAAATAA
- a CDS encoding 30S ribosomal protein S3 yields MGQKVNPIANRLGIIRGWDSNWFGGNRYADKIIEDEKLRDYIKARISKGGISKIVIERTLKRVTITIHTSRPGIIIGKGGSEVDKLKEELKKWSNKDVQLNIVEIRRPETDATIVAETIARQLEARVNFKRACKMALSSAMRMGAEGIKIRASGRLGGAEMARTEEFKEGRTPLHTFRADIDYSLQEAKTVYGKIGIKVWICKGEVFGKRDLSPNIGVKQEGGPNKRGAGTRAPRRKPKK; encoded by the coding sequence ATGGGTCAAAAAGTAAATCCAATAGCCAATCGTTTGGGAATTATTAGAGGATGGGACTCTAATTGGTTCGGTGGAAATCGTTACGCAGATAAAATAATCGAGGATGAAAAACTAAGAGATTATATCAAAGCGAGAATCAGTAAGGGTGGAATTTCTAAAATTGTAATTGAAAGGACTTTAAAGAGAGTTACAATAACTATACATACATCTCGTCCCGGAATTATTATCGGAAAAGGTGGATCTGAAGTTGATAAGCTTAAAGAAGAGTTAAAAAAATGGTCTAATAAAGATGTTCAATTGAATATCGTTGAAATCAGAAGACCTGAAACAGATGCAACGATTGTTGCTGAAACTATTGCCAGACAGCTGGAAGCCAGAGTGAATTTCAAAAGAGCATGTAAAATGGCTTTATCCTCTGCAATGCGTATGGGAGCTGAAGGTATTAAAATCCGTGCTTCCGGTAGATTAGGTGGAGCGGAGATGGCAAGAACAGAAGAATTTAAAGAAGGTAGAACTCCTTTACATACTTTTAGAGCAGATATAGATTATTCTTTACAAGAAGCCAAAACGGTTTACGGAAAGATTGGAATTAAAGTTTGGATTTGTAAGGGAGAAGTATTCGGAAAAAGAGATTTATCACCAAATATTGGTGTAAAACAAGAAGGTGGACCAAATAAAAGAGGTGCCGGTACGAGAGCACCAAGAAGAAAACCTAAAAAGTAA
- a CDS encoding 50S ribosomal protein L22: protein MKAIAKLNNCPTSPRKMRLVIDTIRGEQVEKALGILKFQKKEAARRVEKLLVSAISNWENKNESERIEDHNLIVTEAYVNQGRTLKRLRPAPMGRAHRIRKRSNHVFLAVESSQILAMPPEKPELNENENEIVEENQNTEA, encoded by the coding sequence ATGAAAGCTATCGCAAAATTAAATAATTGCCCTACATCTCCTCGTAAGATGAGATTGGTTATAGACACTATCAGAGGTGAGCAAGTTGAAAAAGCACTCGGGATTTTAAAATTCCAAAAGAAGGAAGCTGCAAGAAGAGTTGAAAAACTATTGGTTTCTGCAATTTCTAACTGGGAAAACAAAAATGAATCTGAGAGAATTGAAGATCACAATCTGATTGTAACAGAAGCATATGTTAACCAGGGAAGAACTTTGAAAAGATTACGTCCGGCTCCAATGGGAAGAGCACATAGAATCAGAAAAAGATCAAACCATGTGTTTTTAGCAGTCGAGTCATCGCAAATATTAGCAATGCCGCCTGAAAAACCGGAATTGAATGAAAATGAAAATGAAATTGTTGAAGAAAATCAAAATACAGAAGCTTAA
- a CDS encoding 30S ribosomal protein S10 has protein sequence MAQKIRIKLKSYDHNLVDKSSEKIAKTVKSAGAVVAGPIPLPTEKKIFTVLRSPHVNKKSREQFQLCTYKRLLDIYSATSKTVDALMKLELPSGVDVEIKV, from the coding sequence ATGGCGCAAAAAATCAGAATTAAGCTAAAGTCTTACGATCATAATCTGGTTGATAAATCATCAGAGAAGATTGCTAAAACTGTAAAGTCAGCAGGTGCAGTTGTTGCAGGGCCAATACCCTTGCCAACTGAAAAGAAAATATTCACTGTTTTGCGTTCACCGCACGTGAATAAAAAATCCAGAGAGCAATTTCAGCTCTGTACATACAAAAGGTTGCTGGATATTTATAGTGCAACATCCAAAACAGTAGATGCTCTAATGAAGCTTGAGCTACCAAGTGGTGTTGATGTTGAAATTAAAGTTTAA